A stretch of DNA from Campylobacteraceae bacterium:
CATTCAGAAGCCTGTTATCCAAAGTTTTGGGTAAAACGAGACAATGCGTATTATTTAAGAGAAATCAATAGAGAAGTTGAGCTTCCTTTAAATTATCCTGTAGATGTAAATGCACATGAAGCAGAAGCATTTTGTAAATACAAAAGTGAGCTTTTAGGCTATGAAGTAAGACTGGCCAGTGAAGATGAGTTTTATGCTTTAAATGATTATGTTAAGGCACAAGACAAAGAAGCCAATATTGCACTTAAATATTTTAATCAAACGCCTGTAGATAAATATGCTTTTGATGATTTTTATGATGTTGTTGGGAATGTATGGCAATGGAGTACTACTCCTATGTATCCTTTTGATGATTTTTTAGAACATAAATCTTATGATGATTTTACTACTCCTACTTTTGATGATAAACACTGTTTAATGAAAGGGGGCTCTTTTATGTCTTTAGGAAATGAAGTTTTACGTTCTGCTAGATATGCTTTTAGAAAAGATTTTTATCAACATGCTGGCTTTAGATATGTTAAATCAAGTAATGAGTACAGAACAAAATTAAATGACAATGTATATGAAACCGATGAATCCATTTCTCAATACTGTGAATTTCATTATGGAGCTGAGAACTTTGGCGTAAAAAACTTTTGTGTGAATGCGGTTGAAATTGTAAAAGATTTTATTCCTAAAAACAAAACCATAAAAGCTTTGGATTTAGGTTGTTCAGTAGGACGATCTACTTTTGAACTTGCTAAACATTATGATGAGGTATTAGGAATTGATTTTTCTGCTAATTTTATTAATGTTGGAATAAAACTGGTTAAATACGATACTTTGACGTATAAAGATAAAAGAGAAGGTGAAATCTTTGATAATAAAGTTATTTCATTAAAAGACTTAGGACTAGATGAGTATAAAAATAAGGTAAGTTTTATGCAAGGAGATGCGTGTAATTTAAAAGACAATTATACGGCTTATGATTTGATTTTTTGTTCAAATTTAATTGATAGATTGTATTCTCCCCAAAAATTCTTAGAAGATATTCCAACACGTGTAAATAAAGAGGGTCTTTTAGTGATATTAAGTCCTTATACGTGGTTAGAAGAATACACACCAAGAGAAAACTGGTTGGGTGGATATATTAAAGACAATAAAGAAATATCTACCTTGCAGACATTAAAAGAGTCTTTAAGCGACTTTGAATTGCTTCATACAACAGATGTACCTTTTGTTATTAAAGAGAGTAAACGAAAATATCAACATACTTTATCTGAAATGTCAATTTGGAAAAAAATCAAATAGTTTAATAATTTAAATCATTATTTCATATAATGGTTTATGAAATTAAAAAAACTAAAACTACTTAAAAACAAACAAGAATATATCAAGGCTTGTTTGTTTTTAGCTTTAATACTTTTATTAAGTACTTTGTATGAATATACTTCTTATAAAAACGTTAAAAAGAATGTATTGTACGAAGACTCTTTTACTATTTTGTTCTTTTATAAAAAAGACGATTTTTATATTAGTAAATTAACAAACAATGATTTCACGTTTTACAGTAAAATACCCAAAGACTATAATTTAAATGAAATAAAAAACATTCAATTATTACTTTTAACAAAAAATATTACTTTTTATTCTTATCTTAAGGGTTTTTATACCAACAGTATTGTTTTATATGCCAACAGTTCTATACCTACTACAAAAAGCAGACTTTCTTCTTTAATTAAACAGCAGCATGAGAATATATTAATGCAGCACTTATATCAAGCCTTGTTTTTAGGACAAAGTATGGCAAAAAGTTTACGAAAAGCTATTAATACTTATGGCGTATCGCATTTATTTGCCATTTCTGGTTTTCACCTAGGAGTGATTGTTCTTGTTTTATATTTTATTTTGCATCTTTTGTATAAAAATATACATCAGCAGTTTTTTCCTTATAGAAATAAAAGAATGGATATTTTATTGGCTATTTTTTGTTTCTTGTTTTTTTATTTGTATTTGATTGGCTTTTTAGCATCGTTTTTAAGAGCCTTTATAATGTTTTGTATTGCTTTAGTCCTATTACGTTCCCATATCAAACTTTTCTCTTTTACAAGCCTCTTATTAACCTTTATGCTTATTATATGTTTTTTTCCTAAGTATATATTTTCTTTATCTTTGTATTTTTCTTTAGCAGGTGTATTTTATATATTTTTGTATTTTGTACATTTGAAAAATTTAAATAAAAAAATATCATTTTTATTTTTTAATATTTGGATTTTTGCTGCTTTAAATCCTATTATTCACTATTTTTTCCCTCTTACTTCTTTGTATCAGCTTTTTTCACCCCTCTTGTCTTTATTGTTCATTCTTTTTTACCCTTTTGTTTTGTTTTTGCATCTTATTAATGAAGGTTCTTTTTTTGATGAATATTTACTTTGGATTTTATCTTATGAGGTGAGTACTTATAATTATGATACGAATATTTATTTTTTGTTTATATATATTGTTTTTTCTTTTTTAAGTATTAAATCAAGAAAAGCATTTATTGTTTTAAATATTTTATTGTTTGTATTTAATATAAAAGTTTTTGTTTAAGAGTGGTACTTACAGGTAAGAAGTAAAAATACTTCTTACCTGTAATGTTAAGAGATTAGTCCCAGTTTGTTTACTAATAAAATAGTAATAGCTAAAGGTACAAGATATTTAACTAAAATATACCAAAGATTAAATACTAAAATAGAAGTGTGTTTTTCAAAGCTTGTTTGTAATAATTTTTTATCTACAAAATAACCTAAAAATACGCAGGTTAAAATAGCAGCAAGTGGCATCATAACAGAGGATGTAATAAAATCCATCCAATCAAAAGCGTTTTTACCAGAAAAACTTAATAAAGAACCGTATTCATCTGACATTGATAATAAAGCTATTATTCCAAGTATATAAAATACAGCACCACATAATACTGTTGCACTTCGTCGTGTCATTTTGAAACGTTCAATAAAAAACATTAAAGCAGGCTCAATCATAGAAACAGCAGAAGTAATTCCAGCAAATACTAAAGCCAGAAAAAATGAGATAGCAATAACTTGTCCTAATATTCCCCAAGAAGAAAATATTACAGGAAGAGATATAAATACTAAACCAGGTCCAGAAGCACTTGGTGCTCCTGCTTCAAACAAGAAAGTGAAGATAATTAAACCCGAAATAAGTGCAATAGATGTATCTATAATTGCTACATACAACGAAGATTTAATAAAATTAGACCCTTTAGGAAGCGCGGCTGAGTAGGTAAGAATAGTACCAATTCCTAAAGACAAGGTGAAAAAAGCTTGCCCTAGTGCTGCTAAAAGTGCATCTTCGTTGATTTTTGAAAAATCAGGGATAAACATAAAACTCATGGCTTTTGAAAAAGAATCCAAAGACAAAGCATATAAAAGTAGGCCAAATAAAATAAGTGCTAATAAAGGCATCAAAATTAAGTTTACTTTTTCAATTCCCTCTTTTATTCCTTTTAGAACAATGTAAATTACGGTAATAGATATCAAGGTATGATAAAATATTTGTGTATTAATATCTTTTGTTAATGCGCCAAAACTAGCCCCTGCTATTGAAGCTTCACTGGGTAAAGATGAAAATGAACTTACTACATAATGCAAAATCCAACCCAAAACGACAGAATAAAATGCCAAAATAATAAGACCTGTAAAGACCATAAATCCCGTATATTTCCATAAAGGATTTTTTTTACTTGATGTTTTAACAAAAGCGCTTGCTACATTACTTTCTGCATATTGACCTATAAATGATTCTGCTATAAATACAGATAATCCAATAAGCAAAATACAAAGAAGGTAAATAAGAACAAAAGCTCCTCCTCCAAATTCCCCTGTAATATAAGGGAACTTCCATATATTTCCTAGTCCAACAGCTGAGCCTGCAGCCGCTAGAATAAAACCTATTCTTGAAAACTTATTCAATTTTTTCCTTAATAATTATTTGTATTTAATACTTTGTCTAAAGTATATTTTAAATCTTCATCTAAATCCATATTTGATTTCATCCAGTTAAGGTATGAAGCATCCTCTTTTGCTACTTGTGCAATTTCTTTACCCTTATGTTTTCCAAATTTAAAGGTTTTAATTAAAACAGGTGTTCGTGTTAAATCTACTAAACGCTCAATTGGGTTATAATCTGGATAAAGTTCTCTTGCTTTTGTTATTAATTTTGATAAAAAGAGTTTCATTACTAAAACATCTCCCAACGCATCATGGGCTTTAATTACAATATTAAGTTTTGCTGCTTCTTCTTTTTCTGTTTTATACAATTCAAGTGCATATCTCAAATATTGTAAACGATGATAAGGAAGATCTGGAAAAAGATGTTTTGCACATCTTAGCGTATCAATTAACTGTAAATTATTTTCAAAACCTTCTTTTTTTATCATTCCTAAATCAAAAGAAATATTATGAGCTATTAAATAGTTCTCATTAGTATTTAACTCTAATAATTTTTTATAAAAGTTTGTTTCAGTAGCTTTTGGTTTTCCTTCAAACATATCAGGTGTTAGGTTATGAACTTCCATTGCTTCAATTTTAATTTTTTCTTCACTGGAACACAATTCATCAAATACTTCTAAAGAAGAGTCTTGATTAATAATCATAGCACCAAACTGTATGATTCTGTCTTCGTCTTTATTTCCTGTAGTTTCTGTATCAAATAATATATATTTTGCCATATTTTTTCCTTCTTTATATAATCAACATACCGTCACCATAAGAAAAAAATCGATATTCTTCTTTTATGGCTTCTTGGTAAATTTCCATGGTTTTTTCTAAACCAACAAAACTAGCAATTAACATAATCAAAGTAGATTTTGGTAAATGAAAGTTGGTTAGTAAATGGTCTACTTTAATGGGTTTGTTTGAGGTATTTAAAAATAAATCACACTCTCCTTGTATCATATTTGTACGTGCATAATATTCTACTGTTCGTGTAACGGTTGTTCCAACAGCAAGAATCTTTTTAGCAGTATCAATGGCTTCTTTTGCATCTATTCCTATATGAAAATATTCACTGTGCATAGGATGATCTAAAATATTTTCAGCATCAACGGGTTTAAACGTACCTGCTCCTACATGCAAAGTAAGGTAATTCACTTTATACTTCTCATTTATTTTTTCAAGTAAGTCTTTTGTAAAATGCAGTGATGCTGTAGGAGCTGCTACTGCTCCATAGTTTTTAGCAAAAAGTGTTTGATAATCTTCATTGTCTTTTTGTACATCTTCTCTGTTCATATAATGAGGCAAAGGCAAATGCCCAATACTGTTTAATAAATCAATAAGTTCTAAAAAATCCAATTGTTTTTCATTTTGAAAGAATTTTACAACACGTGTGCCATCTTCATTGATTTCTAGAACTTCAACTCTAAGGTTTTGTTCAAAATATAATACAGAACCAATATTTACTTTGCCTTTAATCATTACTAAAAAACGGTTCATAAATAAAGCTTTATTAAACAAAAGCTCAATTTTTCCACCTGTGTCTTTTTTTCCATAAATACGGGCTTTTATAACTTTTGTATCGTTTAAAAATACAGACAGGTTTGCTGGTAAATAGTCCATTAGATGTTCAAAAGTAGAATGTATGATTTCATTCTTTTCTCTGTTATATACTAAGAGTTTTGCTTTATCAGCTGGATACAGTGGTTTGTTTGCTATGAGTTCTTGTGGTAACAAATAGTCATAACTTGAGGTTTTAAGTGGGTCTTTAATTTTATTCTTCATCTTCATCTTTACTACTTGGATTAAATACTTTTGCTATATAAATGGATACACCGTATAATAATATTAGTGGACCTGCCATTAAAAATTGTGTGATTACATCAGGAGGAGTTAATAGTGCTGAAAATATAAAAATGATAACAACAGCATATTTAAAAAAATCTTTTAACATTTGATCATCAACTAAACCAATTTTTGCTAAAAAGAAAGTAATTACAGGTAATTCAAACGATACCCCAAAACCAAATAATAATTTGGTGAAAAAACCGACATATTTTCCAATACTTGGTAAAATAGTTACAACAGTAGAACCAAAAGCAATTAAAAATTCAAAACCAAAAGGTACTACTACATAATAAGCAAAAGCTGCACCTGATACAAACATTAATGTTGCAAAAAAAACAAAAGGAAATACCAGTTTTTTTTCATGATCATAAAGACCAGGTGCCATAAATAACCATAACTGCCAAAATATGACAGGTAAAGAAAGAAAAAAAGCAGAAAAGAAAGAAACTTTTAAAGCAGTGAAAAATGTTTCTTGTATTTCAATTGCAACCATTTGAGAACCCTCAGGTAAAACCGCTTTAACAGGTTGCATCATCCATTCTAAAATAGGTTCGTAAAATGAAAAACAAATAAAGAACATAACTATTAGCGTAAGAATACTAATAACCAAACGTTTTCGTAAGTCAGCAATATGAGGTTTTAGTTCTTCAAACATTATTGATTATCCTCATCTTTTTTTACTTTAAATTTATCGCTTGCTTTTACTGTTTCTTTTTTACTCGTAGTATTTTCTTCTGTTGTAATTTCTTGATTTTGTTTTTTTTCTTTTTTGGAAGGAGCACTTAGGGGCTCATCATCCTCTACATCAAAGGATTTTGATAAATTATCTAAAGAAACACTGTTTTTAGCATTTTCAATTTGTGCTTTGAATTTACTGGCTTCTGCTTTCATATCAGAAATATTAAGTTCACTGTCCAATGTTGATTTTGCATCATCAATGCCTGATTTGAATTTTTTTAAAAATTTTGCAATTTCTACCATGGCCGTTGGTAGTTTATCTGGCCCCAAAGCAATAATAGCAATAATAGCTACTAATAGTATTTCCATAAAACCCATTCCGAACA
This window harbors:
- the tatB gene encoding Sec-independent protein translocase subunit TatB — its product is MFGMGFMEILLVAIIAIIALGPDKLPTAMVEIAKFLKKFKSGIDDAKSTLDSELNISDMKAEASKFKAQIENAKNSVSLDNLSKSFDVEDDEPLSAPSKKEKKQNQEITTEENTTSKKETVKASDKFKVKKDEDNQ
- the tatC gene encoding twin-arginine translocase subunit TatC, which gives rise to MFEELKPHIADLRKRLVISILTLIVMFFICFSFYEPILEWMMQPVKAVLPEGSQMVAIEIQETFFTALKVSFFSAFFLSLPVIFWQLWLFMAPGLYDHEKKLVFPFVFFATLMFVSGAAFAYYVVVPFGFEFLIAFGSTVVTILPSIGKYVGFFTKLLFGFGVSFELPVITFFLAKIGLVDDQMLKDFFKYAVVIIFIFSALLTPPDVITQFLMAGPLILLYGVSIYIAKVFNPSSKDEDEE
- a CDS encoding sodium-dependent transporter, producing MNKFSRIGFILAAAGSAVGLGNIWKFPYITGEFGGGAFVLIYLLCILLIGLSVFIAESFIGQYAESNVASAFVKTSSKKNPLWKYTGFMVFTGLIILAFYSVVLGWILHYVVSSFSSLPSEASIAGASFGALTKDINTQIFYHTLISITVIYIVLKGIKEGIEKVNLILMPLLALILFGLLLYALSLDSFSKAMSFMFIPDFSKINEDALLAALGQAFFTLSLGIGTILTYSAALPKGSNFIKSSLYVAIIDTSIALISGLIIFTFLFEAGAPSASGPGLVFISLPVIFSSWGILGQVIAISFFLALVFAGITSAVSMIEPALMFFIERFKMTRRSATVLCGAVFYILGIIALLSMSDEYGSLLSFSGKNAFDWMDFITSSVMMPLAAILTCVFLGYFVDKKLLQTSFEKHTSILVFNLWYILVKYLVPLAITILLVNKLGLIS
- a CDS encoding 3'-5' exonuclease, which encodes MAKYILFDTETTGNKDEDRIIQFGAMIINQDSSLEVFDELCSSEEKIKIEAMEVHNLTPDMFEGKPKATETNFYKKLLELNTNENYLIAHNISFDLGMIKKEGFENNLQLIDTLRCAKHLFPDLPYHRLQYLRYALELYKTEKEEAAKLNIVIKAHDALGDVLVMKLFLSKLITKARELYPDYNPIERLVDLTRTPVLIKTFKFGKHKGKEIAQVAKEDASYLNWMKSNMDLDEDLKYTLDKVLNTNNY
- the queA gene encoding tRNA preQ1(34) S-adenosylmethionine ribosyltransferase-isomerase QueA, which gives rise to MKDPLKTSSYDYLLPQELIANKPLYPADKAKLLVYNREKNEIIHSTFEHLMDYLPANLSVFLNDTKVIKARIYGKKDTGGKIELLFNKALFMNRFLVMIKGKVNIGSVLYFEQNLRVEVLEINEDGTRVVKFFQNEKQLDFLELIDLLNSIGHLPLPHYMNREDVQKDNEDYQTLFAKNYGAVAAPTASLHFTKDLLEKINEKYKVNYLTLHVGAGTFKPVDAENILDHPMHSEYFHIGIDAKEAIDTAKKILAVGTTVTRTVEYYARTNMIQGECDLFLNTSNKPIKVDHLLTNFHLPKSTLIMLIASFVGLEKTMEIYQEAIKEEYRFFSYGDGMLII
- a CDS encoding ComEC/Rec2 family competence protein: MKLKKLKLLKNKQEYIKACLFLALILLLSTLYEYTSYKNVKKNVLYEDSFTILFFYKKDDFYISKLTNNDFTFYSKIPKDYNLNEIKNIQLLLLTKNITFYSYLKGFYTNSIVLYANSSIPTTKSRLSSLIKQQHENILMQHLYQALFLGQSMAKSLRKAINTYGVSHLFAISGFHLGVIVLVLYFILHLLYKNIHQQFFPYRNKRMDILLAIFCFLFFYLYLIGFLASFLRAFIMFCIALVLLRSHIKLFSFTSLLLTFMLIICFFPKYIFSLSLYFSLAGVFYIFLYFVHLKNLNKKISFLFFNIWIFAALNPIIHYFFPLTSLYQLFSPLLSLLFILFYPFVLFLHLINEGSFFDEYLLWILSYEVSTYNYDTNIYFLFIYIVFSFLSIKSRKAFIVLNILLFVFNIKVFV
- the ovoA gene encoding 5-histidylcysteine sulfoxide synthase yields the protein MNYIKDTIVLDTGSIEEKRKEIKEYFLQTFELDEKLFDLLKDKKDILKQPNRLRHPLVFYFGHTATFFVNKLMVANIIKERVNKTFEATFAIGVDEMTWDDLNASSYAWPSYEETKIYRDEVKAMVLGLIDNIEFTMPINWDSPMWIILMGIEHENIHIETSSVLLRELDLEYLSSKALFTYNNEASSTYPKNELIKVLGSTVVLQKDREDPKAYGWDNEFSYHKASIKDFEASKYLVSNGEFLEFIEAGGYSKLHYFSEEGIQWLDHSEACYPKFWVKRDNAYYLREINREVELPLNYPVDVNAHEAEAFCKYKSELLGYEVRLASEDEFYALNDYVKAQDKEANIALKYFNQTPVDKYAFDDFYDVVGNVWQWSTTPMYPFDDFLEHKSYDDFTTPTFDDKHCLMKGGSFMSLGNEVLRSARYAFRKDFYQHAGFRYVKSSNEYRTKLNDNVYETDESISQYCEFHYGAENFGVKNFCVNAVEIVKDFIPKNKTIKALDLGCSVGRSTFELAKHYDEVLGIDFSANFINVGIKLVKYDTLTYKDKREGEIFDNKVISLKDLGLDEYKNKVSFMQGDACNLKDNYTAYDLIFCSNLIDRLYSPQKFLEDIPTRVNKEGLLVILSPYTWLEEYTPRENWLGGYIKDNKEISTLQTLKESLSDFELLHTTDVPFVIKESKRKYQHTLSEMSIWKKIK